The Eriocheir sinensis breed Jianghai 21 chromosome 28, ASM2467909v1, whole genome shotgun sequence region GGTCCAGTAGCAAGGCATACTGGGTCTGTGCCAAACTGATCTTTCGTTACGACACAAGGACCTATCGATGAGTAATGAAAATACCAGCAGAGAACTCCGACGCCACCCCGCCGCTGCCCACCGTCAGCACACGACAGGCGGGGGAGGCTGTTAGGCTATGGTTCAGGCGAGCCCCTTTCCGCCTTGAAACGGCTGCTACAGCGTTGCGATATTACTAATAGCGAAACAAGAGCTtcgaataagaagaaataaaatttCATACCATTCTGACACGAGGAGTGAGCGTGAGGGGTGGTTAGCGGCGCTAAGGTCAGTGTTGGCATAATTCGAAATGCCGGTAACGCACACGAATACAACCATAATTTTTTTTCACAAAAGAAGAAGGCTGTTGTTACTTGCCTTACCTTGACAGTTGATGAAGCGCCAGAAATCCACTCAAACTCGTTCGTCACAAAGCCACACACGCAAAGCCGCGAACACCCgcacacagaaaaagaaacacataCTCACTTCCGGCGTCTGACAGGGTACTGACGTGACTTCTCAGTGATGTCACGTGATGTCGGCCGTGACGCTGTCGCTCGCTGCCCGGCGTAGGGTTGCCAGACGCTTCAACAAGTAAAAGGACAGGCAAATGATGAGAAAAGGGACATTTGTCTAAAAATGGACAAACCACACACGcatacacgtatatatatatatatatatatatatatatatatatatatatatatatatatatatatatatatatatatatatatatatatacacacacacacacacacacactgacgcacacacacattcatgtaCGTAGTACGTACCATTTATAATTCAATGGAGATTAAGACAGGACAGATTCAGCCTGTCCTTTTTTGTTCAAAATGAATAAGACAACCAGAACTCATAAAAGACAATTGTCCTTAAAAGGACAGACCTGGCAACTCTGGCTGTGGCGCGCTGCGGATGGCGCTGCTTTGTTCGTTCATTTGCTGCTTCAGATTTCATCAAAATGACCAAACGTTCTCCATATTCCCGAAACTAAACACTTTCCAAGTTTATTCACTCATTTACAAATAAAGAGAGTTTTACGTTGAAGACTTACATTATGGCCTTTTCAGAACAAATTACATTACCTTTAATAAAATTAAAAGCGTTGAATTGCTTTGAATGACTCGAGCCAGGCAGTTTCCCCATCTCTTCATTGTGACTCTCACACCACGTTACACCTTTAAATAATGGACAATAATTAGCAGTAGTTAAATTATTGATGATGATGGATTTGAACAGGAAAAGCCAGGCACAGGCAGtgagtattttctctctctctctgcttaccttCCCATCTTCAAATAAACGATAAGCATCCATACTTTTTGGCTAAAAATGAAGTTGATGGACTTAGCAGAGCAAGTCAATCACtccctccttgtccttgtcctcctccacctcaccgaCCGCTCACTGTCCCCTCCTCAGCTAATGGACGGCAAGCAGCAACACCAATAGACTAtaaatgctgatgatgatgatacagatGCTGATGATGATTAAACCATGATGATGATTTAGCCAGGCAGTCTCGCATCTCATTGTGACCTTGCCCTTCTGCGCTTCAACTAATGGATGATAAGTAGCGATACTATTAGGCTAAAGACCGTGTGAATCAGCCTTGTGACTTACCTGCTGGCTTTTCCGTCGACTCACCTTGATGCAAGTAATGGAGGAGAAGTAACAGCTCTGCCACAATAGATATGAAGACTAATGTTACCTGGATGCCACTCCACAGGTATGGTTGAGGAAGGCCTGTGATGTAATCGCCGTGTCTGTCATTCCaagttatcttttattttcttatgtttgtttaGTTTGACACCGTTTGGCTCCTGTTTCGTGTATTCACTCTTGTCGATCTTGTTTCTTTTTATAACCAGCAGAGGAGTGTGAAGAAGCTAAGATTATGTGTAGGTCTtgaaaggctaaaaaaaaaaaatcataattgaAGATATCATAAATCAAAAAAAATatcatagaaaaagaaagaggtttTAAGAGAAAAACATCATAAACAAAAAGCTACATTATCAGGAGGTCTTCTCTGTCCATCTTTACGttctagaaggaaaaaaaaaacacagataaaCAACGACTTATATTGAAACTTTTTTTATGAATTGTGTTTTTCGTTACAACCAATCCCACATagtcgtgcgtgtgtgtgtgtgtgtgcagacctcttggtctgctgcgggtctctctcgagacagccagccgttcccgtacggaaggagctcagagctcagtgaccgatctttggatagggctgagaccactcatacacaacacaccgcgacgagGTGACAACTCCTCGCCTTAAGTCGCGCACCttctcactgctaggtgaacaggggctacacgtgaaagaagataaacccaacttatcttccacccggtcggggaatcgaaccccggtccttctggttgtgaggcagacgctccaaccactgagctaccgggccgtgtagGTAccggatcgtgtgtgtgtgtgtgtgtgtatgagccaTTAGCAAACTTGGATTACTGCGTGGCTGAACATTCAAAATCCATTACGTTTTCTCTCATCCGCTGTTGGCTGAGGCTCAAACATTTCCCGTTTTTGTTGAATTTAAGACTAAAAACATAGTGCATCAACCTGGTGGGACGGTAAAGGTAAAGGTAGGGAAATaaactacagctgcgcgtggcctcggtgctcaactCCGTCTGATTAGTCCCTGGGTCTGCTGCAAGAATCCATTAGCCTGGGATGCCTCGGGATGGGAAGAGATTAATTCAGCGTTGCTTGTATCCACTGTTCTCTGGTGCTAGTGTGTTAAGAGGATTGAAAATAAAAACTACGTAGCACATCCTTTATTTTTAGTCATAGCTATTATGTCCGTTTGGCTGTCTGTCCTATGTCTATatgtctgatctctctctctctctctctctctctctctctctctctctctctctctctctctctctcaatataaacATTCAGTCACACCGCTTTTTAGTTTCATTGAGTGGTCACAAAGAAAGATATCGCAAAGCATATAATTAGTGGTCAACATAGTCTGAGACCTTTATGAAGAAGCCTCCTCACGCCGGGCCCTGAGGTGACAAGCGGAACAGACTCAACACAAAAGAAACATCAACTCTGCATGGCGTCCTCAAGTCAGGTCCAGGAGCGGTGAGAAGCGGGGAGGTCTTATACAAAACAATCACTAACCGTACGACATGCATCCACGACAGTAAAATATAGTTCCATTTTTGTTATCATACAATGGATTGCAAGGacatgaacttttttttattatcagtgTGGCGGGAATGGACATTGTACATTTCAGCTTACAACAATAGACACTATTTGAAAGGTACCTTActgctgcccccctccccccaccccaccccgcaccacacacacatacacacactccacaaaaaaatgtatttgttGGGAACATTTAGTTGGGAACATTTAATGAAACTGAGACATCAACGCCTTCACactgacaggaaaaaaaataaaacgaactaAAATAAAGTAACTGTTGCAATTTCGGCCAAATACACGTCAGAATTCGCCTGCAATTTCGTGTCACAAAACAAAGTCATTTATTAAGGCTGTAAACCCtgaaaaatacatttaaataattcATGGGCatgcaatattctctctctctctctctctgtaatacacccggacacacacacgtacaataaCGATTAGCCTCACTCTTGGGTATGTATAAAGCTGTCCCCGATCGACCacaggaaaagaataaaatatcAGTCAGCATCATGACTAAAAAAGTGTCTTCGTCTCCAcaactcctctctcactctcttcgcGACATCATCTCCGGCCTCTTCCCCTGGTCCCAACGCCCCTCACCCCCGCCGCCTTACCATCACTGTCCCGGCTCGCTTTTCACCTCACGCCTCCCTCAGTAGAGTTCGCACCAGAAAGCCACAACAGACGCCAGGACAAAGCAGTGCTCGCTGTGACATTGTTCCCGGTGCTCACGGGCGTGTCTGTGCCTGCGGCGGCGGCCtctagggaaggagggagtgtgcgCCAGGGTTTGCGTCAGCACCAAACACTAGTCAGGGAAAGAAGTGTATGCCTCCATTGATTGCGTCAGCACCACACACTCGTCAggacaggagggggggggggaggggaaatcgCCACGGCCTGAGTCAGCACCAAACACTCGTCGGGGAAAGAAGTGTATGCCTCCATGGATTGCGTCAGCACCACACACTCGTCAggacaggaggggggggggggggaaatcgcCACGGCCTGAGTCAGCACCAAACACTCGTCGGGTAGGAAGGAGTGTGTTCCTTCATGGCATTGGTCACGGCCTCCGTCAGCACCAAACACTCGTTTCGCTGCTGCCGTGCTGCCGCGATCGTGTCTCGTCCGTGATCTTCAACTATCCTTGTCGGTGCTGCCGACCACACTCACCTGAGCCCATCATCTGCGCCGAGCCGCGCCCTGAAGCAccaacatcagcagcagcagccaggACCAGACCTTGGAACCGTGGCAGCGTGCCCCGCTCGTCTGCATGGCCGCTGGGTGCTCtcctaaagaagaaagaaaaagagcatcAGCGGGACCTGCCTGGGTCAGGAATGGAAGGAAGTGCAACGAAACAGCAGCGTTACCAAAAGGCGCCTCACCCTGCAGCACGGTGAGGGAGAGCGAGGCGGGGCGCGCCGCCGTGGGTCAGCAAGTATAGTTGCCGGAGTGGCTGGGCGCGGCCTGGCTGATGGTGAGAGAGGAGACGGTGCCCGCTGCCTGTTCCTGGGTCACGATGGCCACCAGACCCTCGTAGTCCAGCATGGCGCCGTTGTGGTACCAATAGATCAGACCTGAGCCGAGGCAAGGAATAGCTACAGCGTGTGATATGATACGACTAcatgacgatgagagagagagagagagagagagagagagagagagagagagagagagagagagagagagagagagagagagagagagagagagagagagagagagagagagagagacgcactcacagacagacagacagacagacataggcagaaagaaaaaaaaataagagaacgaGATGAAATGGCATTACGGCAGGAGGAACTTGAAATGGTCTTTATGGAATCACGGAGCACACTCCTGGCCGCGACAGCAATCATGGCTTTGAGAAAGAAGGGAGTTTTGCCGCCCTGCCTGACGTCTTGTCTTTTACTGCCTCGCAAATGAACAAGAGCGAAGGAATAAGACACGCAAAACCTTTAGAATTAATTAgaacccctttttttccctttccagtcTATCTTTGTGGAAGCAGTAATTTGCaggcttcatctttttcttttgcattccGTTTTTAGTGTTTTGGCTTTCTCCTTTGCTATGTAACAAGAGACAGCCCCGACAGGTGAGGCGAGATGCAGGACGCAACTCACCTGGTGATCCGGGCGGCGTGACGGTGCAAGTGAGGTTGAGGGTGCTGCCGGCCCGCACGTACTCCGGCCCCTGCAGGATGGCGAGGGAGtctgggggaagggaaaggaggagggggagacagggAGATAGAGGATGAGTGAAAAATAAGTTGCCCGATAAACATCAGAACAATCAACGAAcatacaccatacaactgtacactcctaccatctttcttcttccctcaactgTACCTTCTCCATTAacccttttccgataccctacgcccctgtccacccagcagtgaatgggtaccagatattaatcgggggttgtgtcccgtctcctgagatctgtttccttctcctgtaattccttcttcagtctctctccggcatatgaccacagatgttgcgccgactaaacgaaactttccaactttttctccattaacccacttcctcttctccctttaccctcgattaaaaaaaaagggggggggacaAAACACACCAACACCATGCAACTGTGCACCACTATGTCTTAATTTTCACCCGCTGTTCCTCCTAAATTAATtaacctcctttcctcatcttgcTCTACCTTTCATTAAAAAAAAGGCGGTAGGAggtaagtggaagaggaggataaacagaATACAGGGCGTCAGGGAATGAGTGGAAAAGGGAGCgtgaagtgaaaagaaagaggctgcagggaagtgaaggggaggatgaagaggagacggCAAAGGTACAGAGATGAGTGAAAAGGGAGTGTAAAGAAGAGACAGGGCTACAGATGGGTCAATAActggagaagataaagaggatgagtCAGGGAGATAAAATGATAAGTGAAGAGGTAAGATAAAGACAGAAAGGATTAGGGAGAGAGGGGATTaaggggaaaggataaagaggaagaggcagaacagcaaaaggtggagaaagggagatgacagTTTAGAGAAAGCATTGGGGAGAGAGgtgagtaaggaggaaaaggaaagataaaagacgaggaaagggagaagataaagagaaaaaaagataatgtagCAGACGGTGAGTAAAGCGAAGATAAGTAAGAGGAGGCcgggagaaaaaaagtgatgaaagcagtggggaaaagaaaggaaaaagaagaaaaggataggcggcaaagagcgagagaaaaaggaagataaagagaaccgagggagggagacaagagatATCGGAAAAAAGGGACataaaagtgaaggaggaagacaggagctATTGAAAAAAGGGACATAAAACTCGGACCAGCGAAGAAGTGGGAAAAGACGGACGAGAAGAGGATCGACAGGCTGAAGAGGAGAGGACGGAGTGGATGAAGAGAAGTGGACGAGGAAGGCAGGAACTATCAGAAGAGTGGAGGTAAAAGTTATGTAGGACGACAAAGTAAGGAGAAACAAACGAGGAGGCGATCGACAGGGTGACTGCAAAAttgagacgaaggaggaaagaaaaacgatgatCGAAGGGAGGACTCAACAGAAAAGAGCAACAccaaagagagagaaggtaagataataagaaaaataagataaccgcagaagaaaagaagaaacatgaaacaaggagaaaaggttacaaaataaagaaacaaaaaacaagaaaaaaaggtaacaggaaaagaagagaagaaatataaagaaaatatagcaaaaaaagatgagacaagaaataaaggcaacagaagaaaggagaacggAAGAAACAATtaacaagaagaaacaagaagataattcggaggaagaggaaatagacaataaaaaaaacgacAGCAGGGGTGATAATTAGATAATACATATAGACCCATAACAAGCCATATTAATCTAAATTAGGTTGTTCCCCTTCAATTAACAAATGAAAATGGGGCGGGGTGTGAAAATGACCGGCTAATTTGATCTAAACATTAACCAACATTCATTATTTGGGCAGTAGTTAATTAGTATACGACActtccatttttcattatttttttcttaattgtgATAGTGATTAGCatgatacgtaaaaaaaatggctAACACACACCATAAGTACTAATTGGAAGGTGCGTACAAACTAGCGAATGAACCCTCCGTGAACCTTTGTAAATGCTCATATCCTCAATCATTTcccggctcacacacacacatttgatgagGCAtttgtagaggctgtgttagctAGTATTTCCATTTGTAGTTTTAAgagactagtgatagtttgacaagacttctgcagcATGAATGTGAGAAATACGTATGAGAACCCTTAAGAGACAGTTGCTATGAGAGTCGAAGTGTTTCAGAATACGGGCCCCAAAAACACACGATCAACAAAATAGTACTGGAGACAAACTGCCCCGTAATATAGTAAACAAACACCAGACCCTGCAGTaggagaggacacacacacacacacacacacacacacacacaaaggcgacAGAATACTAATTGGATGATTGATTAATTGCTTGATTGACTCACCCACGACGTTGAGGTGGTAGCCGAGGGACATCTTGGGCTCCGTGTTCACCTGGCACTCGTACACACCTGAGTCCCGCACCTGCGCGAACCGAATGTGCAGCGTCCAGTTCTCCGACTTCTCCGGGTGGACGACCTTGGAgtagggggggaaaggggggaagttAATAAAGTACACTCGATACACAATTCCTACATCAAAGCTAACGAACCTACATCATATAAACTGTACGCTGGCACggtcattcctcctctctcacttcctgtTACATGGCTTATTTCTCTttgtcctctccctttcctcaccctttgtTGTTCtgcctctttccttttatcctcccctTTACTCACCTCCCACCACgttatcttctctttatcttctccctgTCCTCATCCTATACTGTTCTGcctttttctttaccctttccccttactcacctctctcctttcttttctctaattttctcctttcctcaccattTACTGTTCttgccttttcctctttattctctccctttcctcatcctttgttgttctgcctcttcctctgtatccttcttcctcctttactaacCTCTCTCCAcaatcctttctttatcctttctcttccctcaccatTTGCCGtccccgcctcctcttctttattcccctATTTACTCACTTCTCTCCCCACTGCTCTGTTTTCTAC contains the following coding sequences:
- the LOC127004427 gene encoding zwei Ig domain protein zig-8-like — encoded protein: MPLAAAAATTTAVGRQMASTSLVVACLAVVVVVVAPGSHADEVIETSQAPSPGVSVGPYFLSPGSRNVTATVGQTAYLPCRVAQLPNEAQVSWIRKRDLHVMSSGMVVFASDQRFQVVHPEKSENWTLHIRFAQVRDSGVYECQVNTEPKMSLGYHLNVVDSLAILQGPEYVRAGSTLNLTCTVTPPGSPGLIYWYHNGAMLDYEGLVAIVTQEQAAGTVSSLTISQAAPSHSGNYTC